Within Microbacterium proteolyticum, the genomic segment AGGAGCTCGAGGAGATCAAGGACTTCCTGAAGGACCCGAAGAAGTTCGAGGAGGTCGGTGCGCGCATCCCCAAGGGCGTGCTGCTGTACGGCCCTCCCGGAACCGGTAAGACGCTGCTCGCCCGCGCGGTCGCCGGGGAGGCGGGCGTGCCGTTCTACTCGATCTCCGGTTCGGACTTCGTCGAGATGTTCGTCGGCGTCGGTGCGAGCCGCGTCCGCGACCTGTTCAACCAGGCCAAGGAGAACTCGCCCGCGATCATCTTCATCGACGAGATCGACGCCGTCGGTCGCCACCGCGGCGCCGGCATGGGCGGCGGGCACGACGAGCGCGAGCAGACCCTGAACCAGATGCTCGTCGAGATGGACGGCTTCGACCCCAAGGTCAACGTGATCGTGATCGCGGCCACCAACCGCCCCGACATCCTCGACCCCGCACTGCTTCGCCCGGGCCGCTTCGACCGTCAGATCGGCGTCGACGCCCCCGACCTGAAGGGCCGCCAGCGCATCCTCGAGGTGCACGGTCGCGGCAAGCCGCTCTCGGACTCCGTCGACCTCGAGGTCGTCGCACGCAAGACGCCCGGCTTCACCGGCGCCGATCTCGCGAACGTGCTCAACGAGGCCGCCCTGCTGACCGCGCGCTCGAACGCGCAGCTCATCGACAACCGTGCGCTCGACGAGGCGATCGACCGCGTCATCGCGGGTCCGCAGCGGCGCACGCGCGTGATGAAGGACAAGGAGAAGCTCATCACGGCCTACCACGAGGGCGGACACGCGCTCGCGGCGGCGGCGATGAACCACACCGACCCCGTCACCAAGGTCACGATCCTCCCGCGCGGCAAGGCGCTCGGCTACACGATGGTGCTGCCGCTGGATGACAAGTACTCCGTCACCCGCAACGAGCTGCAGGACCAGCTGACCTACGCGATGGGCGGCCGTGTGGCGGAGGAGATCGTGTTCCACGACCCCACCACGGGTGCCTCCAACGACATCGAGAAGGCGACGAGCATCGCCCGCAAGATGGTCACCGAGTACGGCATGACGAACGAGGTCGGCCCGGTCAAGCTGGGTTCCTCGTCCGGTGAGGTGTTCATGGGCCGCGACATGGGTCACGGCCGCGACTTCTCGGAGCGCATCGCCGAACGCGTCGACGCGCAGGTGCGCGGACTCATCGAGCAGGCCCACAACGAGGCCTACCAGGTGATCAACGACAACCGCGAGGTGCTCGACCGCCTCGCGCTCGCGCTGCTCGAGAAGGAGACGCTCGACCACCTGGAGCTCGCCGAGATCTTCAAGGACGTCAAGCGTCTGCCCCCGCGCCCGCAGTGGCTTTCGTCGGGCGACCGTCCGGTGTCGAGCCTGCCGCCCGTCGAGGTCCCGCGTCGCTCGGCCCCCGCCGGGGTCGCGGCGTCCACCGAGGCCGACGCGCAGACCGCGACCCAGCCGCAGCGCCGGCCGAGCGGACAGACGCGTCCGGCCACCGCCTAAGGCGCCGTGGCCGTCGACCGGGAGCGCGTGTCCGCGCTCGTACGCGAGCTGCTCGAAGCGATCGGTGAGGATCCCGATCGCCCGGGCCTGCGGCAGACCCCGGCCCGCGTCGCCGACTCGTGGAGCGAGTTCTTCGGGGGAGTGGGCGAGGATGCCGGTGCTCCGCTGCAGCACACCATCTCGGTGACCCGCGGGCCGGCGCCCGACACCCTTCCCTCGGGGGCGGTGATGCTGCGCGACATCGCGTTCCGCTCGATGTGCGAGCATCATCTGCTCCCGTTCCGGGGGCATGCGCACGTCGCGTACCTCCCCGGCGAGGAGGTCGTCGGGCTCGGTGCTCTGCCCCGTGTCATCGACATCCTGGCCGCGCGACCCCAGGTGCAGGAGCGCCTCGGCGAGCAGGTGGCCGACACGATCGCGGGGTCGCTCGACGCCCGTGGCGTGCTGGTCGTGCTGGATGCCACGCACGAATGCGTCACGATGCGCGGGGGACGCCAGCCCGACGCGTCGACCGTCACGATCGCCGCGCGTGGGGTGTACACCGACCCCGTCGCCCGTGCGGAGCTGATCGCGCTGATCGGTCGAGGTCGCGGATGACGCTCGTCATGGGGATCGTCAACGTGACCCCCGACTCGTTCAGCGACGGCGGCCGGTTCCTCGATCCCGACGTCGCGATCGCGCACGCCCGTGCGCTCCACGCGCAGGGCGCCGACCTCCTGGACGTCGGCGGTGAGTCGACGCGGCCCGGAGCCGAGCGGGTCGCGCCCCGGATCGAGCAGCAGCGGGTGCTGCCCGTCGTCGAGGCGCTGGCATCCGAGGGTCTGTACGTGAGCGTCGACACGATGAACGCGACGACCGCGCGTGCCGCCGTCGCCCTGGGAGCGCGCCTGGTCAACGACGTGTCGGGCGGGCTGGCCGACCCCGAGATGCTCGCCGCCGTCGCCGAATCGGGCGCCGAGATCGCGCTCGGACACTGGCGGGGTCCGTCGGCGGAGATGTACGCACGCGCCGAGTACGGCGACGTGGTGGCCGAGGTGCTCGCGGAACTCCACGAGCGGGTCGACGCGGCCGAGGCCGCCGGCATCCCGCGTTCCCGTGTCGTCGTCGACCCGGGCATCGGGTTCGGCAAGCGCGGCGACCAGAACTGGCAGGTGCTGCGCGCGCTCCCGCGGGTGGCGGGGCTCGGATGCCGCGTGCTCGTCGGTGCGAGCCGGAAGCGGTTCCTCGCCGAGACGATCGGCGCCGACGCCGACCTCGTCCGCCGAGACCTCGCCACGGCCGTCACCAGTGCTCTCGCGGATCGCGCGGGCGCGTGGGCCGTGCGCGTGCACGACGTCCCGACCACTCGCGACGCCCTCGCCGTCGCCCGCGCCTGGGAGGCCTGATGGACTTCGCCGACGAGATCACGCTGACGGGGGTGCGCGCCTTCGGCTTCCACGGCGTCTACGCCGAGGAGAAGCGGGAGGGGCAGGAGTTCGTCGTCGACGTGGTGCTGCAGCTCTCGCTGCGACCGGCGGCCGAGTCGGACGATGTCGCGGACACGGTGCACTACGGGGAACTGGCCGAACGCATCGTGGCCCACGTCGAGGGCGACGCCGTCGACCTGCTGGAGACGCTCGCGCAACGCATCGCCGACGACGTCCTCGCCGACGAGCGCGTCATGCTGGTCACCGTGACCGTCCACAAACCCCAGGCCCCGATCACCGTGCCCTTCGCGGACGTCTCGGTGACGATCCGGAGGGGACGCGCGTGAGCGTCCGTCTCGCCCACGGCATCGGCGACCCGCCCTCCGACGAACCGGTCGCCGCCGTCGTCGCCCTCGGCGCGAACCTCGGTGCCCGCGCCGAGACGCTCGCGGCGGCCGTCGACGAGCTGCGCTTCCTGCCTCTGACGACCGACGTCCGGGTGTCGGCGCCCATCGAGACCGTCGCCGTGACCCTCACCGGAGAGGACGCCGACGCGCCGCGCTATCTGAACGCCGTCGCGCTGCTGCAGACGCGGCTGGCGCCGGCGACGCTGCTGCGCGAGCTGCACCGCATCGAGGCGGACCACGGGCGCGTGCGTCGCGAGAAGTGGGGCGACCGGACCCTCGACCTCGACCTCATCGCCTACGGCGACGCCCGCATCGACGAGCCCCACCTGACGGTCCCGCACCCGCGTGCGCACGAGCGCGAGTTCGTGCTCGCTCCCTGGCTCGACGTCGACCCGGATGCCGAGATCCCCGGCCGCGGCCGCGTCGACGCGCTGCTCGCCGTCGTGCGGGAGGAGGCATCGTGAAGCGGACCGGGGCGACGATCCTCATCGTGGCGGCACTCGCGGGGCTGGTGGTCGGGTTCCTCGTCGACGCGGCGCTGACGGCGGCCGGACGTCCGACCTTCGTCCCGGCGGCGAGCCTGCCGACGATCCTCGTGCTCCTGGGCGCGATCGTGGTGGCGGTGGCGGTGCCGATCTTCCGCGCCTCCCGGGGGCGGACCGCTCGGCGCATCGACCCGTTCCGCGCGTTGCGGGTCGCGATGCTCGCCAAGGCGTCCTCGCTCGTCGGGGCGGCCGCGACGGGTTTCGCTCTCGGGCTCCTGGCGTTCGTCTTCACGCGCCCGTTCACTCCGTCGCTAGGCTCGTTGGGGTCGGTGATCGCGACGGCCGTGTGCGGGGCCGTCCTCGTCGCCGCGGGCCTCGTGGCCGAGCAGCTGTGCACCATCCGGAAGGACGACGATGACGAACACCCCGGATCTTCCGGAGCGCACCCCGACGCCGGACCCTCCGTTCGTTGAGTCGCCGGCTCCCGTCCTGGACGAGGCCACGTACGACCGGATCCTCGAGCCGCGGGGCGCCGGCCGCCTGCCGCTCGGCGACGGCACGTGGCACCAGCTCGCTCGGGCCTACGTGCGGGTGCAGCTGATCTCGCAGGGTGCGGTCTTCGTCCTGGTGCTCGTCGCCGCGATCGTCGCGCAGGCCGTCTCCGGATTCATGTGGCAGTGGATCCCGGTCGGTGTCGTGCTCCTCGTCACGGCGATCGGCATGATCATCACGCCCCGCCAGGCGCGGTCCTTCGGCTACCAGCTGCGGCGTGACGACCTGGTGTTCCGCCGCGGGATCCTGTGGCAGCGCGTCGTCGCCGTCCCGTACGGACGCATGCAGCTCGTCGACATCACCCACGGCCCTCTCGACCGGGGCTTCGGGATCGCTCAGCTCAAGCTCGTCACGGCGGCCGCGTCGTCGGGAGTCACGATCCCGGGCCTGACGCAGGGCGCGGCCGAACAGCTGCGCGACACCCTCATCGACGTCGCCGAGACCCGCCGGACCGGGCTGTGACCGACCCGCACGATGCCGACCGCCGGGGTCCCGATTCCCCGGCGGCACGTGCCCTCGTCCGATCGCCGCTGAGCGACGGCGAGTGGCAGCGCCTGCATCCGCTGACACCGCTCCTGCGGGGCGGGCTGTTCCTCCTCGTGATCATCGGCGTGATCGTGGCGAACCTGCGCGAGAGGCTGTTCGAGCTGTTCCTCCCGGCCGTGACGGATCTGCCGCCGGGAGTCATCCCGCCCGACCCGGTCGACTTCATCCTCGCGAACAACCTCATCCTGATCGCCGGCGGCGGTGCCCTCGCAGTCCTCATCGTGCTGCTCGTGATCTTCCGCCTGTCCTGGCGGTTCCACACCTTCCGCATCAGCGACGACGACGTCGAGGTGCGTTCCGGCGTCCTCTTCCGCACCCATCGCCGTGCCCCGCTCGATCGGGTGCAGGGCGTCAACCTCACGCGTCCGATGGTGGCGCGCCTCCTGGGGTTGGCGAAGCTCGAGGTGGTCGGTGCCGGGCTCGACTCCAACGTCAAGCTGGAGTACCTGTCCGCCAAGGCCGCCGAGACGGTCCGCGGCGACATCCTCCGCCTGGCCTCGGGCCGACGCCTCGCGGAGCGCGGAGTCGCGGCTGCGCCGGCGGGTTCGGCGGTCCAGCAGGCCGCCGATGCGGTGGCGGCCGGCATCCAGGGCATCGTCGACGGCGAGGACTTCTCGGATGCCGAGCCCGAGAGCATCGTTCGGATCCCGTTCGGACGACTCGTCGCCTCGCGCGTGCTGAGCGGGTCGACGCTCATGCTGGTGGCACTGATCGTCGCGATCATCGTCGCGGCCTCGCTCTCGACACTGTGGCTCCTGTTCACGATCGTCCCGGCGTTCCTCGCGTTCGGGGCGTACTACGTGCGCTCGATCGCCCGCGGTCTGCGCTATTCGATCGCTCCGAGC encodes:
- the folP gene encoding dihydropteroate synthase, which translates into the protein MTLVMGIVNVTPDSFSDGGRFLDPDVAIAHARALHAQGADLLDVGGESTRPGAERVAPRIEQQRVLPVVEALASEGLYVSVDTMNATTARAAVALGARLVNDVSGGLADPEMLAAVAESGAEIALGHWRGPSAEMYARAEYGDVVAEVLAELHERVDAAEAAGIPRSRVVVDPGIGFGKRGDQNWQVLRALPRVAGLGCRVLVGASRKRFLAETIGADADLVRRDLATAVTSALADRAGAWAVRVHDVPTTRDALAVARAWEA
- the folE gene encoding GTP cyclohydrolase I; amino-acid sequence: MAVDRERVSALVRELLEAIGEDPDRPGLRQTPARVADSWSEFFGGVGEDAGAPLQHTISVTRGPAPDTLPSGAVMLRDIAFRSMCEHHLLPFRGHAHVAYLPGEEVVGLGALPRVIDILAARPQVQERLGEQVADTIAGSLDARGVLVVLDATHECVTMRGGRQPDASTVTIAARGVYTDPVARAELIALIGRGRG
- the folK gene encoding 2-amino-4-hydroxy-6-hydroxymethyldihydropteridine diphosphokinase yields the protein MSVRLAHGIGDPPSDEPVAAVVALGANLGARAETLAAAVDELRFLPLTTDVRVSAPIETVAVTLTGEDADAPRYLNAVALLQTRLAPATLLRELHRIEADHGRVRREKWGDRTLDLDLIAYGDARIDEPHLTVPHPRAHEREFVLAPWLDVDPDAEIPGRGRVDALLAVVREEAS
- a CDS encoding DUF3180 domain-containing protein, whose amino-acid sequence is MKRTGATILIVAALAGLVVGFLVDAALTAAGRPTFVPAASLPTILVLLGAIVVAVAVPIFRASRGRTARRIDPFRALRVAMLAKASSLVGAAATGFALGLLAFVFTRPFTPSLGSLGSVIATAVCGAVLVAAGLVAEQLCTIRKDDDDEHPGSSGAHPDAGPSVR
- the ftsH gene encoding ATP-dependent zinc metalloprotease FtsH; translated protein: MDFKKITRNPIIYVLLVGLLLVIGFSLISNLSGAKQISTQEGLQLLKGTTVTSATTNDTDQRVDLKLSQPFEGADSVQFYYGSARASEVATAIDAAAPTDGFNDVVPRPGFLDGFISLMLPLVLLGLLFWWLLSSAQGGGSKVMQFGKSRAKLVTKETPTVTFQDVAGSDEAIEELEEIKDFLKDPKKFEEVGARIPKGVLLYGPPGTGKTLLARAVAGEAGVPFYSISGSDFVEMFVGVGASRVRDLFNQAKENSPAIIFIDEIDAVGRHRGAGMGGGHDEREQTLNQMLVEMDGFDPKVNVIVIAATNRPDILDPALLRPGRFDRQIGVDAPDLKGRQRILEVHGRGKPLSDSVDLEVVARKTPGFTGADLANVLNEAALLTARSNAQLIDNRALDEAIDRVIAGPQRRTRVMKDKEKLITAYHEGGHALAAAAMNHTDPVTKVTILPRGKALGYTMVLPLDDKYSVTRNELQDQLTYAMGGRVAEEIVFHDPTTGASNDIEKATSIARKMVTEYGMTNEVGPVKLGSSSGEVFMGRDMGHGRDFSERIAERVDAQVRGLIEQAHNEAYQVINDNREVLDRLALALLEKETLDHLELAEIFKDVKRLPPRPQWLSSGDRPVSSLPPVEVPRRSAPAGVAASTEADAQTATQPQRRPSGQTRPATA
- the folB gene encoding dihydroneopterin aldolase, whose translation is MDFADEITLTGVRAFGFHGVYAEEKREGQEFVVDVVLQLSLRPAAESDDVADTVHYGELAERIVAHVEGDAVDLLETLAQRIADDVLADERVMLVTVTVHKPQAPITVPFADVSVTIRRGRA
- a CDS encoding PH domain-containing protein — protein: MTDPHDADRRGPDSPAARALVRSPLSDGEWQRLHPLTPLLRGGLFLLVIIGVIVANLRERLFELFLPAVTDLPPGVIPPDPVDFILANNLILIAGGGALAVLIVLLVIFRLSWRFHTFRISDDDVEVRSGVLFRTHRRAPLDRVQGVNLTRPMVARLLGLAKLEVVGAGLDSNVKLEYLSAKAAETVRGDILRLASGRRLAERGVAAAPAGSAVQQAADAVAAGIQGIVDGEDFSDAEPESIVRIPFGRLVASRVLSGSTLMLVALIVAIIVAASLSTLWLLFTIVPAFLAFGAYYVRSIARGLRYSIAPSSDGVRLTFGLFTTISEVVPPGRVHAIEVHQPLLWRPFGWWSISVNRLTGRGSTDSSTDPFAAVLPIGTRDDIERVLRILAPALPAEEWSFVFRDGILGPEDDDPYVVTPRRVRLLRPLSWRRNGAVVTEDALFLRRGWVRRTLAIVPLARLQSIGLHQGPLARATRTATLAAHVIAGTVRTSVGALDRDAALTLFGETARATVAAAAGDRSHRWAG
- a CDS encoding PH domain-containing protein; this encodes MTNTPDLPERTPTPDPPFVESPAPVLDEATYDRILEPRGAGRLPLGDGTWHQLARAYVRVQLISQGAVFVLVLVAAIVAQAVSGFMWQWIPVGVVLLVTAIGMIITPRQARSFGYQLRRDDLVFRRGILWQRVVAVPYGRMQLVDITHGPLDRGFGIAQLKLVTAAASSGVTIPGLTQGAAEQLRDTLIDVAETRRTGL